A portion of the Bubalus kerabau isolate K-KA32 ecotype Philippines breed swamp buffalo chromosome 1, PCC_UOA_SB_1v2, whole genome shotgun sequence genome contains these proteins:
- the MGP gene encoding matrix Gla protein, with protein sequence MKSLLLLSILAALAVAALCYESHESLESYEINPFINRRNANAFISPQQRWRAKAQERIRELNKPQYELNREACDDFKLCERYAMVYGYNAAYDRYFRQRRGAK encoded by the exons ATGAAGAGCCTGCTCCTTCTCTCCATCCTGGCTGCCTTGGCCGTGGCAGCTCTGTGTTATG aatctcatgaaagcctggaatcctatgAAATCA ATCCCTTCATTAACAGGAGAAACGCTAACGCCTTTATATCACCACAACAGAGATGGAGAGCGAAAGCCCAAGAGAG AATCCGAGAACTCAACAAGCCTCAATACGAGCTCAACCGGGAAGCTTGTGATGACTTCAAACTTTGCGAACGCTATGCCATGGTGTATGGATACAATGCTGCCTATGACCGTTATTTCCGGCAGCGCCGAGGGGCCAAATGA